The following are encoded together in the Cheilinus undulatus linkage group 3, ASM1832078v1, whole genome shotgun sequence genome:
- the zgc:109965 gene encoding nicalin-1: MPHRDLRLAAVVLLLCIQHLHGSALPAVSSYEFTAYRMQQYNLAQQMYGCRGAIMVAEARSADEPVLTRRCIIMKVVDFTTEKFTEAQRQNAAAILLLLPKNISSIPHDTVQSFMESEKAVLLKETLMSVYVAPEDEQLLYMYEEVKQAAATRTSSVFIRVLRSMVTATAFQILVSNNYPIKALADTAIVTLEGVLPGAGEDPPTIVITAHYDSYGLAPWLSYGADSNGSGVTILLELVRLFQKLYSSSSTRPLYHLMFSLTGGGKYNFLGTKRWIEENLDHAESSLLHDNVAFVLCLDTLANSDELYMHVSRPPRPDTPMHAFVQQLEEVVSSRFPWVKMGLIHKKINLIESTVAWEHERYSLRRIPSFTLSHLEDPKSELRGSILDTMSQVDFRKLKRNGIIVAEALARFMYNLSDKGSPRDIQLFKGQMDFHDGRMSNLMSVLTSVPRATQLLDKEPDHIVLVNSLEQEFKHYLQQVYRHTFRQDKRDPDITFYDQMNQPVVMYRVKPAAFDLFLGGCIAAYLGIVYYAIQNFGFFYTKLKAAVKSKQQ, translated from the exons ATGCCCCACAGAGACCTGCGTTTAGCTGCTGTTGTTCTGCTGCTCTGCATCCAGCATCTGCACGGCTCGGCTCTTCCTGCTGTGTCCTCTTACGAGTTCACTGCTTACAGGATGCAACAATACAACCTGGCACAACAGATGTATG GTTGCCGTGGAGCCATTATGGTGGCGGAGGCCCGTTCAGCAGATGAGCCCGTCCTGACCCGCCGCTGCATCATCATGAAGGTGGTGGACTTCACTACAGAAAAGTTCACGGAGGCTCAGAGACAAAACGCTGCTGCAATTCTTCTCCTCTTGCCTAAAAATATCTCCAGTATCCCCCATGATACTGTACAG TCCTTTATGGAGAGTGAGAAGGCTGTTCTGCTGAAGGAGACCCTCATGTCTGTGTATGTGGCCCCTGAAGATGAGCAGCTGCTTTACATGTATGAAGAGGTCAAACAGGCAGCTGCCACCCGGACCTCCTCTGTGTTCATCAGAG TCCTTCGCAGTATGGTCACAGCCACAGCCTTTCAGATCCTTGTGAGCAACAATTACCCTATAAAGGCTCTCGCTGACACTGCTATAGTCACACTGGAG GGAGTTCTTCCTGGAGCAGGCGAGGATCCACCCACGATCGTCATCACTGCCCACTATGACTCTTATGGGCTGGCTCCG TGGTTGTCTTATGGAGCAGACTCTAATGGCAGTGGTGTCACCATCCTGCTGGAGCTGGTTCGTCTCTTTCAGAAGCTTTACAGCAGCTCCAGCACCAGACCACT CTATCATTTGATGTTCTCTTTAACTGGAGGAGGCAAATACAATTTTCTTGGCACAAAGAGATGGATTGAAGAGAATCTGGACCATGCTG AGTCAAGCCTGCTTCATGACAATGTGGCTTTTGTTCTGTGTTTGGACACACTGGCCAACAGTGATGAACTGTACATGCACGTGTCCCGCCCTCCGAGGCCCGATACTCCCATGCATGCCTTCGTTCAGCAGCTGGAGGAG GTAGTGTCTTCCAGATTCCCCTGGGTGAAGATGGGATTGATCCACAAAAAGATCAACCTTATAGAGTCCACAGTGGCCTGGGAGCATGAGCGCTACAGCCTGCGCAGGATACCGAGCTTCACTCTGTCTCACCTAGAGGACCCCAAATCTGAACTTAGAGGCTCCATACTAGACACCAT GTCACAAGTGGACTTTAGGAAACTTAAGCGTAATGGCATCATTGTAGCAGAAGCATTGGCACGTTTTATGTATAACCTCTCTGACAAG GGGTCACCCAGAGATATCCAGCTTTTCAAGGGCCAGATG GACTTCCACGATGGCCGGATGTCCAACCTGATGTCTGTCCTGACATCGGTCCCTAGGGCCACCCAGCTGCTGGATAAGGAGCCAGACCACATTGTACTTGTTAACTCACTGGAGCAAGAGTTCAAACATTACCTGCAGCAAGTTTACAGACACACCTTCAGACAGGACAAGAG GGACCCTGATATTACCTTTTATGATCAAATGAACCAACCAGTAGTCATGTACAG AGTGAAGCCTGCAGCTTTTGATCTCTTCCTCGGCGGCTGCATTGCTGCCTACTTGGGGATCGTTTATTATGCCATTCAG AACTTTGGGTTTTTCTACACAAAGCTCAAAGCAGCGGTGAAGTCCAAGCagcagtaa